The Thiorhodovibrio litoralis genome includes a window with the following:
- a CDS encoding ABC transporter permease: MLVILWTDALIFLLIAVAVGFAVYAGHHPHLTEPWRQVGRSRVAAAALVVLSFYVAIGLMDSVHFHPRLETSPGTGTAAAQLSEAGSPGAEEASEKEVAFEKEEPDAVPKTQQNEAPVYSTQIISLLDLWLSPLREREEKTFSAPFATHLFVKEPVSIKSGDQPDGSVVRAYPRLKYGGAHLRDPESGRGRDILISSLLGLVKALIAWTAIALVWLGWRAWRRRQPFGVELRRLWQESKYAPWRVAFWTLLVMLILSFIAGELALKYHILGTDKVGEDVFYQSLKSIRTGLVIGTLTTLVMLPAAVILGIMAGYFRGLTDDVIQYLYTTLNSIPGVLLIAAAILMLQVYMTNHGDEFNSIVERADLRLLFLCIILGVTSWTGLCRLLRGESLKLREVDYVQAATALGVRHSRIIARHILPNVLHIVMIALVLDFSGLVLAEAVLSYVNIGVDPTMNSWGNMINSARLELARDPIVWWSLAAAFVFMFSLVLAANLLADVVRDAFDPRLRGSV, translated from the coding sequence GTGCTGGTAATCCTCTGGACCGATGCGCTGATTTTTCTGCTGATTGCGGTGGCGGTTGGTTTTGCTGTCTATGCCGGGCATCATCCGCATCTGACCGAGCCTTGGCGACAGGTCGGGCGCTCACGGGTCGCGGCGGCGGCGCTGGTGGTGTTGAGCTTTTATGTTGCTATCGGGCTAATGGACTCGGTGCATTTTCATCCGCGGTTGGAGACTTCACCTGGAACCGGCACGGCTGCGGCGCAGCTGAGCGAAGCGGGTTCGCCCGGGGCGGAGGAAGCGTCTGAGAAGGAGGTGGCTTTTGAGAAGGAAGAGCCGGATGCGGTGCCAAAGACGCAACAAAACGAGGCACCAGTCTATTCGACGCAGATCATTTCGCTGCTTGATCTCTGGCTCAGCCCGCTGCGCGAGCGTGAGGAGAAGACCTTTTCTGCGCCTTTCGCGACCCATCTGTTCGTGAAAGAGCCCGTCTCGATCAAATCAGGCGATCAGCCGGATGGCAGCGTGGTGCGTGCCTATCCTAGGCTCAAATATGGCGGTGCGCATTTGCGCGACCCGGAAAGCGGGCGTGGTCGGGATATCCTGATCTCCTCGCTGCTTGGGTTGGTTAAGGCATTGATTGCTTGGACGGCCATCGCGCTTGTTTGGCTGGGCTGGCGCGCCTGGCGTCGGCGCCAGCCCTTTGGTGTCGAGCTGCGGCGGCTGTGGCAGGAATCTAAGTACGCGCCCTGGCGGGTGGCCTTTTGGACGCTGCTGGTGATGCTGATCTTGAGCTTCATCGCCGGTGAGCTGGCGCTGAAGTATCACATCCTCGGTACCGACAAGGTGGGTGAGGATGTGTTTTATCAGAGCCTGAAGAGCATCCGCACCGGGCTGGTGATCGGCACCCTGACCACGTTGGTGATGCTGCCGGCGGCGGTGATTCTGGGCATCATGGCCGGCTATTTCCGCGGCTTGACTGACGATGTCATTCAATATCTCTACACCACACTAAACTCCATCCCGGGCGTGCTCTTGATTGCCGCGGCCATTCTGATGCTGCAGGTTTACATGACCAATCACGGCGATGAGTTCAACAGCATCGTCGAGCGCGCCGATCTGCGCCTGCTGTTTCTGTGCATCATTCTTGGCGTGACCAGTTGGACTGGTCTGTGCCGGTTGCTGCGTGGCGAATCACTTAAGCTGCGCGAGGTTGACTATGTGCAGGCGGCCACGGCGCTCGGGGTGCGGCATTCGCGCATCATCGCCCGCCATATCCTGCCAAATGTGCTGCACATTGTGATGATCGCCCTGGTGCTCGACTTCAGCGGCCTGGTGCTGGCCGAGGCTGTGCTCTCCTATGTCAATATCGGCGTGGACCCGACCATGAACAGCTGGGGCAACATGATCAATAGCGCCCGCCTGGAGCTGGCGCGCGATCCTATCGTCTGGTGGTCGCTGGCGGCGGCTTTTGTGTTTATGTTCAGCCTGGTGCTGGCGGCCAATCTGCTCGCCGACGTGGTGCGGGATGCCTTTGATCCGCGGTTGAGGGGTTCGGTATGA
- a CDS encoding ABC transporter permease translates to MMAYILRRVAYALPILIGVNLITFALFFVVNSPDDMARMQLGDKRVTQEAIDTWKVEHGYDQPLFVNPQADGLGVLTQTIFFQKSLKLFAFDFGASDSGRDIGNDISQRMWPSLAIAVPVLLVGLAINISYALMIVFFRATYIDVGSVVLLVAMMSISSLFYIIGGQFLIGKLLHLVPISGYDTGLEAIKFLILPVIVSVIAGIGGGTRLYRTFFLEEINRDYVRTARAKGLAERVVLFRHVLRNALIPILTGVVAVLPLLFMGALITESFFGVPGLGSYTIDAISRQDFAIVRAMVFLGSVLYILGLILTDISYTLVDPRVRLS, encoded by the coding sequence ATGATGGCCTATATTCTGCGCCGGGTGGCCTATGCGCTGCCGATCCTCATCGGGGTGAACCTCATCACCTTCGCGCTCTTTTTCGTGGTCAACTCGCCCGATGACATGGCGCGCATGCAGCTCGGTGACAAGCGGGTCACCCAAGAGGCGATAGACACCTGGAAGGTCGAGCATGGCTATGACCAGCCGCTGTTCGTCAATCCGCAGGCTGATGGCCTGGGCGTACTGACTCAGACGATTTTTTTTCAAAAATCACTCAAGCTCTTTGCCTTTGATTTTGGTGCCTCGGACAGCGGGCGCGACATCGGCAACGACATCTCCCAGCGCATGTGGCCAAGTCTGGCTATCGCAGTGCCGGTGCTGTTGGTGGGGCTGGCCATCAATATCAGTTATGCACTGATGATCGTCTTTTTCCGCGCGACTTACATTGATGTCGGCAGCGTGGTGCTGCTGGTGGCCATGATGTCGATCTCGAGCCTGTTTTACATCATCGGTGGGCAGTTTTTGATCGGCAAGCTGCTGCATCTGGTGCCGATCTCCGGCTATGACACCGGCCTGGAGGCGATCAAATTCCTGATCCTGCCGGTGATCGTCAGCGTGATCGCCGGCATCGGCGGCGGCACCCGGTTGTATCGGACCTTCTTCCTTGAAGAGATCAACCGTGACTATGTGCGCACCGCGCGCGCCAAGGGGCTGGCCGAGCGGGTGGTGCTCTTTCGCCATGTGCTGCGCAATGCGCTCATCCCCATCCTGACCGGTGTGGTGGCGGTGCTGCCGCTGCTATTCATGGGTGCGCTCATCACTGAGTCCTTCTTCGGCGTGCCGGGCCTGGGCAGCTATACCATCGACGCCATCAGCCGTCAGGACTTCGCCATCGTGCGCGCCATGGTGTTTCTCGGCTCGGTGCTTTATATCCTGGGGCTGATCCTGACCGACATCTCCTACACGCTGGTTGATCCGCGGGTGCGCTTGTCGTGA
- a CDS encoding ABC transporter substrate-binding protein, translating to MKSTRHITQSLGRIKAPGLTLALLGWLALGLGGCGDSAWNNPYPANEARADIVYSAFSEQPKHLDPVRSYSSNEYAFIGQIYEPPLQYHFLKRPYTLVPLTAQSMPEVRYFDAEGKELTDSAPADEIALSEYRIRIRAGIRYQPHPALAQDEGASPGQGYLYHDLSPADLRGIEDLGDFPQTGTRELTAADYVYQIKRLAAPWLHSPIAGLMKKHILDFAELSERLAEAAPAPVDGERPFFDLRAVPFAGAEVIDRYSYRIRIKGRYPQFQYWLAMLFFSPMPWEAEAFYANPGLAERNISLDWYPLGSGAFMLSENNPNLRMVLARNPHFHGETYPAEGMEEDREAGLLEDAGKPLPLVERVIFALEKESIPYWNKFLQGFYDSSGIASDAFDQAIQFSAGGDAELTEDMRAQGIALATAVDTSIWYMGFNMLDPVLGGDSERARLLRRAIAIAVDFGEYISIFANGRGIEAQGMLPPGIYGHCDGRAGLNPFVFDWIDAQARRKPIAEARVLLAEAGYPDGRDPKTGRPLTLYYEAMDAGPDGKARLNWMRKQFAKLGIELVVRATDYNRFQDKMREGTGQIFMWGWNADYPDPENLFFLLYGPNAKVKGGENAFNYQNPEFDRLFEQMRVMDDTPERQALIDEMTEILRRDAPIAFGFFPKSYSLYHQWLGNVKPNLMANNTLKYRSLNPDLRAEQRLAWNPPVLWPLGLLALVLVLGALPAWLMARRRERSRAL from the coding sequence GTGAAATCGACTCGTCACATTACCCAAAGTCTGGGGCGGATAAAAGCACCGGGACTCACCCTGGCGTTGCTGGGGTGGCTCGCGTTAGGGCTTGGCGGCTGCGGCGACAGCGCATGGAACAACCCCTATCCGGCCAATGAGGCGCGCGCGGACATCGTCTACAGCGCCTTTTCCGAGCAGCCCAAGCATCTCGACCCGGTGCGCTCTTACAGCAGTAACGAGTATGCCTTTATCGGGCAAATCTACGAGCCACCGCTGCAGTATCATTTTCTCAAACGCCCCTACACCCTGGTGCCGCTGACGGCGCAATCCATGCCTGAGGTGCGCTATTTCGACGCCGAGGGCAAGGAGCTGACGGACTCGGCGCCGGCCGATGAAATTGCTCTGAGCGAGTATCGCATTCGCATCCGCGCAGGCATTCGCTATCAGCCGCATCCGGCGCTCGCGCAGGACGAGGGTGCGTCGCCCGGCCAGGGCTATCTCTACCATGACCTCTCGCCCGCAGATCTGCGTGGCATCGAGGACCTGGGTGATTTCCCGCAAACCGGCACCCGCGAGCTAACCGCCGCAGACTATGTGTATCAGATCAAGCGTCTGGCTGCGCCCTGGCTGCATTCGCCGATCGCCGGGCTGATGAAGAAACATATCCTCGATTTTGCCGAATTGAGCGAACGCCTGGCCGAGGCAGCTCCTGCCCCCGTGGATGGTGAACGCCCCTTTTTTGATCTGCGCGCGGTGCCCTTTGCCGGCGCCGAGGTGATCGACCGCTACAGCTATCGCATCCGCATCAAGGGGCGTTATCCGCAGTTTCAGTATTGGCTGGCCATGCTGTTTTTCAGCCCCATGCCCTGGGAGGCGGAGGCCTTCTACGCAAATCCTGGGCTGGCCGAACGCAACATTTCGCTCGATTGGTATCCGCTCGGCAGCGGCGCCTTTATGCTGAGCGAGAACAATCCCAACCTGCGGATGGTGCTTGCGCGCAACCCCCATTTTCATGGTGAGACTTACCCGGCCGAGGGCATGGAGGAGGACCGGGAAGCCGGCTTGCTTGAGGATGCCGGCAAGCCGTTGCCGTTGGTGGAGCGCGTGATCTTCGCGCTGGAGAAAGAAAGCATCCCCTATTGGAACAAGTTCCTGCAGGGCTTCTACGATAGCTCCGGCATTGCCTCCGATGCCTTCGATCAGGCGATTCAGTTTAGCGCCGGTGGCGATGCCGAGCTGACCGAGGACATGCGCGCCCAGGGCATCGCGCTCGCGACCGCCGTGGATACCAGTATCTGGTACATGGGCTTTAACATGCTCGACCCTGTTCTGGGTGGCGACTCCGAGCGCGCGCGCCTGCTGCGCCGGGCCATTGCCATCGCGGTGGACTTTGGCGAGTACATTTCCATTTTCGCCAATGGTCGCGGCATTGAGGCTCAGGGCATGCTGCCGCCGGGCATTTACGGGCATTGCGATGGGCGCGCCGGGCTCAATCCCTTTGTCTTCGACTGGATCGACGCTCAGGCCCGGCGCAAGCCCATCGCCGAGGCCCGCGTGCTGCTGGCCGAGGCCGGCTACCCGGATGGACGTGATCCAAAAACCGGCCGCCCACTCACGCTCTACTACGAGGCCATGGACGCCGGCCCCGACGGCAAGGCACGCCTCAATTGGATGCGCAAGCAATTCGCCAAGCTGGGCATTGAGCTGGTCGTGCGCGCCACCGACTACAATCGCTTCCAGGACAAAATGCGCGAGGGCACCGGGCAAATCTTCATGTGGGGCTGGAATGCCGACTACCCGGACCCGGAAAATCTGTTCTTTCTGCTCTATGGTCCCAACGCCAAGGTCAAGGGCGGGGAGAACGCCTTCAATTACCAGAACCCTGAGTTCGACCGCTTGTTCGAGCAGATGCGGGTGATGGACGACACCCCCGAGCGCCAGGCGCTGATTGATGAGATGACCGAGATCCTGCGTCGCGACGCGCCGATAGCCTTTGGTTTCTTTCCCAAGTCCTATAGCCTGTACCATCAGTGGCTTGGCAATGTGAAGCCGAATCTGATGGCTAATAACACCCTGAAGTATCGCAGCCTGAATCCCGACTTGCGCGCAGAGCAACGTCTGGCGTGGAATCCGCCCGTGCTCTGGCCGCTCGGGCTGCTGGCGCTGGTGTTGGTGCTCGGTGCCCTGCCGGCCTGGCTGATGGCGCGCCGGCGCGAACGGAGCCGCGCCCTATGA
- a CDS encoding enoyl-ACP reductase FabI: MGFLADKRFLITGVASNRSIAWGVAQAMHREGAQLAFSYQGEKLRGRVEDLAAKCDSSIVLPLDVASDAEINACFEQLAGHWDGLDGIVHSIAFAPKEQLEGSYIDAVTRAGFTSAHEISAYSFAALAKAGRAMMAGRNGALVTMSYLGAVRAVPNYNVMGVAKASLEANVRYLADSLGPEGTRVNAVSAGPIRTLAAAGISDFRSMLKQVEERTPLRRNVTIDEVGNAAAFLCSDLASGITGDVLYVDTGYHILGLG; this comes from the coding sequence ATGGGATTTTTAGCAGATAAGCGCTTTTTGATCACTGGCGTTGCCAGCAACCGCTCCATCGCCTGGGGGGTGGCTCAGGCCATGCATCGCGAGGGCGCACAACTGGCCTTCAGCTATCAGGGTGAGAAACTGCGCGGGCGGGTCGAGGACCTGGCCGCCAAGTGTGATTCATCCATCGTGCTGCCGCTTGATGTCGCAAGCGATGCCGAGATCAATGCCTGCTTCGAGCAACTTGCCGGGCACTGGGACGGGCTCGACGGCATTGTGCATTCCATTGCCTTCGCGCCCAAGGAGCAGCTTGAAGGCAGCTACATCGATGCGGTGACGCGCGCGGGCTTCACTAGCGCGCACGAGATCAGCGCCTACAGCTTCGCCGCCCTGGCTAAGGCGGGCCGCGCCATGATGGCCGGGCGCAATGGCGCACTGGTCACCATGAGCTATCTGGGGGCGGTGCGCGCGGTGCCGAATTACAACGTGATGGGCGTGGCCAAGGCGAGCCTGGAGGCCAATGTGCGCTACCTGGCGGACTCCCTCGGCCCCGAGGGCACTCGGGTCAATGCCGTCTCCGCCGGGCCAATTCGCACCCTGGCCGCGGCTGGTATTTCGGATTTCCGCTCGATGCTCAAGCAGGTGGAAGAGCGCACCCCGCTGCGGCGCAATGTCACCATCGATGAAGTTGGCAATGCTGCGGCTTTCCTATGCTCCGATCTTGCCTCAGGCATCACCGGAGATGTGCTTTACGTCGATACCGGGTATCACATCCTCGGGCTAGGCTAG
- a CDS encoding SurA N-terminal domain-containing protein, whose amino-acid sequence MLLEIRERAQGWVAWAIVILISIPFALWGIQSYLGVGSEPEVATVNGTEITQRQLDQNVQRTRMDMRERLGDAYDPALFEGAGLRARVLEQMIQTQVLLDASLVLGLRVADAVLRSAIAQEPAFQKDGRFDKATYAQVLQYQGLTPTGFEQNLRLSLLQGQLERAVQSTAFATAAEVDQSIRLIRQQREISYILVPKANFAPDEPPSQEALRAFYAENPDRFKSPEQVKLSYLLLSPETLGADQAVSEADVRALYEERAETLQTPERRELRHILIAVPADADETAMEAARTKAQTLRERLLDGEDFAALAKEASDDPVSAEEGGSLGQIEPGMLDPVLEQAVFSLPANTLSEPVRSRFGYHLLEVTAIEPSQTPAFEEVADDLRKELQERSGEAAFYDYAERLATRTYEVPDSLIPAAEDLGLEVQTSDWIARDGGEGLFASPKVMNAAFSEEVLNMGNNSELIEPDPQRLEALVLRVDEHQPEAARPFEEVRDEIAGLLSERQAADAALAAAEAMAARIEQGDGLAEVAGETYSVESAGLVERQSAEVPSAVSQEAFLLPRPADARSSVGTATNIDGDAYVISVSAVEDGAVDALSSEARAGESRVLTQSLGRSDFSHFVAGLEANAKIERKSLESEPAE is encoded by the coding sequence ATGCTTCTCGAGATTCGTGAACGCGCCCAAGGCTGGGTTGCTTGGGCGATAGTGATCCTGATCAGCATCCCCTTCGCGCTTTGGGGGATTCAGTCCTACCTCGGCGTCGGCTCGGAGCCTGAAGTCGCCACCGTCAATGGCACTGAGATCACCCAGCGACAGCTTGATCAGAACGTCCAGCGCACCCGCATGGATATGCGCGAGCGCCTCGGAGATGCCTATGACCCGGCATTGTTCGAGGGCGCGGGTCTGCGCGCGCGAGTGCTCGAGCAAATGATCCAGACGCAGGTCTTGCTGGATGCCTCGCTCGTTCTGGGCCTGCGTGTAGCCGATGCCGTGCTGCGCTCGGCGATCGCTCAGGAGCCGGCCTTTCAGAAAGACGGCCGCTTCGATAAAGCCACCTACGCGCAAGTGTTGCAATATCAGGGGCTGACGCCGACCGGTTTTGAGCAAAATCTGCGTCTGAGCCTGTTGCAGGGTCAGCTTGAACGGGCGGTTCAGAGCACGGCCTTTGCCACTGCTGCGGAGGTCGATCAGAGCATCCGTTTGATTCGCCAGCAGCGTGAGATCAGCTATATCTTGGTACCCAAGGCCAATTTCGCGCCGGACGAACCGCCGAGCCAGGAGGCATTGCGCGCCTTCTACGCCGAGAATCCCGATCGCTTCAAGTCCCCGGAGCAGGTCAAGCTCAGTTATCTGCTGCTATCGCCCGAGACCCTCGGCGCCGATCAGGCGGTGAGCGAGGCCGATGTGCGTGCCCTGTATGAAGAGCGCGCCGAGACCTTGCAAACGCCAGAACGGCGTGAGCTGCGCCACATCCTGATTGCCGTGCCGGCCGATGCCGATGAGACCGCAATGGAGGCAGCCCGGACCAAGGCGCAGACCCTGCGCGAGCGCCTGCTTGATGGTGAGGATTTTGCGGCTTTGGCCAAGGAGGCCTCGGATGATCCCGTCTCGGCCGAGGAGGGCGGCAGCCTTGGGCAGATTGAGCCCGGCATGCTCGATCCGGTTCTCGAGCAGGCGGTTTTCAGTCTGCCAGCCAATACCTTGAGCGAGCCGGTGCGCAGTCGCTTCGGCTATCACCTGCTTGAGGTCACAGCGATTGAGCCAAGCCAGACGCCCGCCTTCGAAGAGGTGGCCGATGACTTGCGCAAGGAGTTGCAGGAGCGCTCCGGCGAAGCGGCCTTCTACGATTATGCCGAGCGCCTCGCGACCCGAACCTACGAGGTCCCGGATAGCCTTATCCCAGCCGCGGAGGACTTGGGGCTGGAGGTGCAGACCAGCGACTGGATCGCCCGCGATGGCGGCGAAGGCCTTTTCGCCAGTCCCAAGGTCATGAACGCCGCTTTCAGCGAGGAAGTGCTGAACATGGGCAACAACAGCGAGCTGATCGAGCCCGATCCTCAGCGTCTGGAAGCGCTGGTATTGCGTGTTGATGAGCATCAACCGGAAGCCGCGCGCCCGTTCGAGGAAGTGCGCGATGAGATCGCCGGGCTGCTGAGCGAACGTCAGGCAGCCGATGCTGCACTTGCAGCCGCCGAGGCCATGGCCGCGCGCATCGAGCAGGGAGACGGCCTGGCCGAAGTTGCCGGCGAGACCTACTCAGTGGAATCCGCGGGTCTGGTCGAGCGCCAATCGGCCGAGGTGCCAAGTGCGGTGTCGCAAGAGGCCTTCTTGCTGCCGCGCCCGGCAGATGCGCGCTCCAGTGTCGGGACCGCCACCAATATCGATGGCGATGCCTATGTGATCAGTGTTTCTGCTGTCGAGGACGGGGCTGTCGATGCGCTGAGCAGCGAGGCCCGTGCCGGCGAGTCGCGGGTGCTGACGCAGAGCCTAGGGCGTTCGGACTTTAGCCACTTCGTCGCTGGGCTTGAGGCCAACGCCAAGATTGAGCGCAAGTCGCTCGAGTCAGAGCCGGCGGAATAA
- a CDS encoding HU family DNA-binding protein yields the protein MNKSELVDTMAETADIPKTAAAKALDGLIDAITDTLKKGDTVSIIGFGNFTVKERAARTGRNPQTGATIQIAASKSPSFKAGKALKDAIK from the coding sequence ATGAATAAATCTGAACTAGTCGACACCATGGCCGAGACGGCCGATATTCCAAAAACAGCGGCCGCAAAAGCGTTAGACGGGCTGATCGACGCCATTACTGACACGCTAAAGAAGGGCGACACCGTCTCCATCATTGGCTTCGGTAACTTCACGGTCAAGGAGCGCGCAGCCAGAACCGGCCGCAACCCGCAGACCGGAGCGACGATTCAGATTGCCGCCTCTAAATCGCCGTCTTTCAAGGCTGGCAAAGCACTCAAGGATGCGATAAAATAG
- the lon gene encoding endopeptidase La gives MAKIPSPERYTTQIPQDVAVLPLRDVVVYPHMVIPLFVGREKSITALDAAMTSDKQILLVAQKHADVDDPGVKDLYRIGTLANILQLLKLPDGTVKVLVEGNHRAEATKFISTDNYFGAMALPLREQLTADEREQEVLMRSAVSLFDQYVKLNKKVPPEVLTSLASIDEPGRLADTMAAHMALKLDEKQRVLEMVSIQERLEHLMGLMEAENDILQMEKRIRGRVKKQMEKNQREYYLNEQMKAIQKELGELEDAPNELEDLGRRINEAGMPKDVHEKATGELNKLKLMSPMSAEATVVRNYIDTLVSVPWKKRTRIRNDIRVAESVLDADHFGLEKVKERILEYLAVQQRVRKLKGPILCLVGPPGVGKTSLGQSIARATNRKFVRMSLGGVRDEAEIRGHRRTYIGALPGKIIQNLAKASSRNAFFLLDEIDKMAMDFRGDPASALLEVLDPEQNHTFNDHYLEVDFDLSEVMFVATANTLNIPPALLDRMEVIRLSGYTEDEKINIAERYLLPKQMKHNGLKRDELSIRESSLRDTVRYYTREAGVRNLERELSKVCRKVVKEVLLKKRDSAIVVTPKSLEKYLGVQRFRFGRADEHDRIGQVTGLAWTEVGGELLRIESALVPGKGKFIYTGQLGDVMQESIQAALTVVRSRADSLGIDSDFHQKFDLHIHVPEGATPKDGPSAGVAMCTAMVSALTKVPVLSSVAMTGEITLRGEVLPIGGLKEKLLAAHRGGIERVLIPHENERDLVEIPKNIKQHLDIRPVRWIDEVLEYALTETPRPKVSSDDEVQADEAVPPEAAESKRSPEGVRTHH, from the coding sequence ATGGCGAAGATTCCCTCTCCGGAAAGATACACCACCCAAATCCCGCAAGACGTTGCCGTTCTGCCGTTGCGCGATGTCGTGGTCTACCCGCACATGGTGATTCCGCTCTTTGTCGGGCGCGAGAAATCCATCACCGCCCTCGACGCCGCCATGACCAGCGACAAGCAGATTCTGCTGGTTGCGCAAAAGCACGCCGATGTCGATGACCCGGGCGTGAAGGATCTCTATCGCATCGGCACCCTGGCAAACATCTTGCAATTGCTCAAGCTGCCAGACGGCACCGTGAAGGTGCTGGTGGAGGGCAATCATCGCGCCGAGGCGACCAAATTCATCAGCACCGATAATTACTTCGGTGCCATGGCACTGCCGTTGCGCGAGCAGCTCACGGCTGATGAGCGCGAGCAGGAGGTGCTGATGCGCTCGGCGGTATCGCTGTTTGATCAGTACGTCAAGCTCAACAAAAAAGTTCCGCCCGAGGTTCTGACCTCGCTCGCCAGTATCGACGAGCCGGGCCGCCTGGCCGACACCATGGCCGCGCATATGGCGCTCAAACTCGATGAAAAGCAGCGTGTGCTTGAGATGGTCAGCATTCAGGAGCGGCTTGAGCACCTGATGGGTTTGATGGAAGCCGAGAACGACATCCTGCAGATGGAAAAGCGGATTCGTGGGCGCGTCAAGAAGCAGATGGAGAAAAACCAGCGCGAGTACTACCTCAATGAGCAGATGAAGGCCATCCAGAAGGAGCTCGGAGAGCTCGAGGATGCGCCCAACGAGCTTGAGGATCTCGGCCGCCGCATCAACGAAGCCGGCATGCCCAAGGACGTGCATGAAAAGGCCACAGGCGAGCTTAACAAGCTCAAGCTGATGTCGCCGATGTCGGCCGAGGCGACCGTGGTGCGCAACTACATCGACACCCTGGTCTCGGTGCCATGGAAGAAGCGCACTCGCATCCGTAATGATATCCGTGTGGCGGAATCCGTGCTCGACGCCGATCACTTCGGCCTGGAGAAGGTTAAGGAACGCATCCTTGAGTACCTCGCCGTGCAGCAGCGCGTGCGCAAGCTCAAGGGGCCGATCCTATGCCTGGTTGGTCCGCCCGGAGTCGGCAAGACCTCCCTCGGCCAGTCTATCGCGCGCGCGACCAACCGCAAGTTTGTGCGCATGTCCTTGGGCGGCGTGCGCGATGAGGCGGAGATTCGCGGTCACAGGCGCACCTACATCGGCGCGCTGCCGGGAAAGATCATCCAGAACCTGGCCAAGGCTAGCTCGCGCAATGCGTTCTTCCTGCTCGATGAAATCGACAAGATGGCGATGGACTTCCGTGGCGATCCGGCCTCGGCGCTGCTTGAAGTGCTCGACCCGGAGCAGAACCACACCTTCAACGATCATTACCTTGAGGTCGATTTCGATCTGTCCGAGGTCATGTTCGTCGCCACGGCCAACACGCTCAACATTCCACCAGCGCTGCTTGACCGCATGGAAGTGATTCGCCTCTCGGGCTACACCGAGGATGAAAAGATCAATATCGCCGAGCGCTATTTGCTCCCGAAACAGATGAAACACAACGGGCTCAAGCGTGACGAATTGTCGATTCGCGAATCGTCCCTGCGCGATACCGTCCGCTATTACACCCGTGAAGCCGGCGTGCGTAATCTTGAGCGTGAGCTGTCGAAGGTCTGTCGCAAGGTCGTCAAGGAAGTCTTGTTGAAGAAGCGCGACTCCGCCATTGTCGTCACACCCAAGAGTCTGGAAAAGTATCTTGGTGTTCAACGCTTCCGCTTCGGGCGTGCCGATGAACATGACCGCATTGGCCAGGTAACCGGCTTGGCTTGGACCGAGGTAGGCGGCGAGCTGCTGCGCATCGAGTCTGCACTGGTGCCCGGCAAGGGCAAGTTTATCTACACCGGCCAGCTTGGCGATGTGATGCAGGAGTCCATCCAGGCTGCACTGACGGTGGTGCGTAGTCGTGCCGATTCGCTTGGCATCGATAGCGATTTCCATCAGAAGTTCGACCTGCACATTCATGTACCCGAGGGTGCAACGCCCAAGGACGGCCCAAGCGCTGGCGTGGCCATGTGCACGGCGATGGTGTCGGCCTTGACCAAGGTACCGGTGTTGTCATCGGTGGCCATGACAGGCGAAATTACCCTGCGTGGCGAGGTGCTGCCGATCGGGGGGCTGAAGGAAAAACTTCTGGCCGCGCACCGCGGCGGCATCGAGCGGGTGCTGATTCCGCATGAAAACGAACGCGACCTGGTCGAGATTCCCAAGAACATCAAGCAACACCTGGATATCCGTCCGGTGCGCTGGATCGACGAGGTGTTAGAGTACGCATTGACAGAGACGCCGCGTCCAAAGGTCAGCAGCGATGATGAGGTGCAAGCGGATGAGGCTGTTCCGCCGGAGGCTGCCGAGTCCAAGCGCTCGCCCGAAGGGGTTCGCACCCATCACTGA